One Setaria italica strain Yugu1 chromosome II, Setaria_italica_v2.0, whole genome shotgun sequence DNA segment encodes these proteins:
- the LOC111256430 gene encoding peroxidase 2-like, giving the protein MASASCLSLLVLLALASSAAAQLSSTFYDTSCPNALSTIKSAVTSAVNNEPRMGASLLRMHFHDCFVDGCDASVLLNDTSTFTGEQGAIPNRNSLRGFTVIDNIKAQVEAVCNRTVSCADILAVAARDSVVALGGPSWTVLLGRRDSTTASKANAESDLPGPSFDLANLTQAFANKGLNLTDMVALSGGHTIGQAQCRFFRDHIYNDTNINSTFASSLQANCPRASGSGDSSLAPLDTASPTSFNNDYFSNLLSRKGLLHSDQELFNGGSADGTVRSFASSASAFSSAFAAAMVKMGNISPKTGSQGQIRLTCSKVNS; this is encoded by the exons ATGGCCTCTGCCTCTTGCCTTAGCCTGTTGGTGCTGCTGGCGctggcctcgtcggcggcggcgcagctgtCGTCGACGTTCTACGACACGTCGTGCCCCAACGCGCTGTCCACCATCAAGAGCGCCGTCACGTCGGCCGTGAACAACGAGCCGCGCATGGGGGCGTCGCTGCTCAGGATgcacttccacgactgcttcgtcgaT GGCTGCGACGCGTCGGTTCTGTTGAATGACACGTCGACCTTCACCGGCGAGCAGGGGGCGATCCCAAACAGGAATTCTCTGAGAGGCTTCACCGTCATCGACAACATCAAGGCGCAGGTGGAGGCCGTGTGCAATCGgaccgtctcctgcgccgacatcctcgccgtcgccgcccgtgaCTCCGTCGTAGCG CTTGGAGGGCCGTCGTGGACTGTCCTTCTAGGGAGGAGGGACTCCACCACTGCAAGCAAGGCCAATGCAGAGAGCGACCTGCCAGGCCCTTCCTTCGACCTCGCGAATCTCACCCAGGCGTTCGCAAACAAGGGCCTCAACCTCACCGACATGGTTGCTCTGTCAGGCGGGCACACGATCGGGCAGGCGCAGTGCCGCTTCTTCCGCGACCACATCTACAACGACACCAACATCAACTCCACCTTCGCGTCGTCGCTGCAGGCCAACTGCCCCcgggcgagcggcagcggcgacagCTCCCTGGCGCCGCTGGACACGGCGTCGCCCACCAGCTTCAACAACGACTACTTCAGCAACCTGCTGTCGCGGAAGGGGCTCCTGCACTCCGACCAGGAGCTCTTCAACGGCGGCAGCGCCGACGGCACGGTCCGGAGCTTCGCGTCCAGCGCGTCGGCGTTCAGCAGCGCCttcgcggcggcgatggtgaaGATGGGGAACATCAGCCCCAAGACGGGGAGTCAGGGCCAGATCAGGCTCACCTGCTCCAAGGTGAACTCCTGA